One window of Bacillus sp. THAF10 genomic DNA carries:
- the sbcD gene encoding exonuclease subunit SbcD, protein MRILHTADWHLGKTLEGRSRLKEQAEFLDELSQIVDEEKVDVILMAGDVYDTVNPPAQAEVLFYESLQKLSADGKRPIAVIAGNHDNPDRLTASKPLASSRQISLLGYPTTDIQTIYVPRTSETLKLASLPYPSESRLNEVLAEQFDEKVIRDHYDTRIREFFHKMCEQFSENTVNMGMSHLFVAGGSSTDSERPIEVGGAFTVAAESLPPMAQYVALGHLHRPQTLKRAKTVARYSGSPLAYSFSEAGYTKSVSIVDVKPGEKAEVKEVFLSSGKPLVRWKATKGIQQVYQWLEEKKDKNAWVDLELHVTNALSMEEIHQIRKHHEGILHIRPIFPEMVGETAYVKMDSIPMEEHFIRFYEKQSGGAKPEEKLINLFLSLIKDEAKEEEQA, encoded by the coding sequence ATGAGAATCCTTCACACAGCCGACTGGCATTTAGGAAAAACCTTGGAAGGGAGAAGCAGATTAAAAGAGCAAGCGGAGTTTTTAGACGAGCTATCCCAAATAGTAGATGAGGAAAAAGTGGATGTCATTTTAATGGCTGGAGATGTGTATGATACCGTGAATCCTCCCGCGCAAGCTGAAGTATTATTCTACGAATCTCTGCAAAAGCTATCGGCTGATGGAAAGCGTCCGATAGCAGTCATTGCAGGAAATCACGATAATCCCGACCGGTTAACCGCTTCTAAGCCATTAGCAAGCTCCAGACAAATTTCGCTGCTCGGTTATCCAACCACAGATATTCAAACTATTTATGTGCCTCGTACAAGTGAAACGCTGAAGCTTGCTTCCCTGCCTTATCCATCGGAATCAAGGTTAAACGAAGTGTTAGCAGAGCAGTTTGATGAGAAAGTCATTCGTGATCACTATGATACGAGAATTCGTGAATTTTTTCATAAAATGTGTGAGCAGTTTTCTGAAAACACCGTGAACATGGGGATGAGTCATTTATTTGTAGCCGGAGGAAGCTCAACTGATTCCGAGCGCCCGATTGAGGTTGGCGGAGCATTTACTGTAGCAGCGGAAAGCCTGCCGCCTATGGCACAATATGTGGCACTTGGACATCTGCATCGGCCGCAAACATTAAAGCGTGCCAAAACAGTTGCGAGGTATTCAGGGTCTCCACTTGCATATAGTTTTTCGGAGGCTGGTTACACAAAAAGTGTTTCCATTGTGGATGTGAAGCCGGGCGAAAAAGCGGAAGTGAAGGAAGTATTTCTTTCTAGCGGAAAACCACTTGTTAGGTGGAAGGCAACAAAAGGCATTCAGCAGGTGTATCAGTGGCTAGAGGAAAAGAAGGATAAGAATGCTTGGGTCGACCTAGAGCTGCATGTAACGAATGCGCTATCGATGGAAGAGATTCATCAAATAAGAAAGCACCATGAAGGCATTTTGCATATTCGACCTATTTTTCCCGAAATGGTTGGAGAGACAGCCTATGTAAAAATGGATAGCATTCCGATGGAGGAGCATTTTATCCGTTTTTATGAAAAGCAATCAGGAGGCGCGAAGCCAGAAGAAAAGCTGATAAACTTATTCCTTTCTTTAATCAAGGATGAAGCAAAAGAGGAGGAGCAAGCATGA
- a CDS encoding AAA family ATPase, translating to MKPITLTVAGLHSFREKQTIDFEALCEGGVFGIFGPTGSGKSSILDAMTLALYGKVERASNNTQGIMNHAENVVDVSYLFELENAKGKKRFKVERTFKRTDDIRVKSGISRLTEIKDEEHIVLADKANEVNAKIHDIIGLTIDDFTRAVVLPQGKFAEFLSLKGADRRQMLQRLFQLERFGDQLSRKIKEELQEKTQIIGELEAEQLGLGEASNEAVKVAEQAYEEIQSLVVQAEKTLSDIEATFEIKKKIWEWQEERKPVEASLANLRQEEKGILELEEKVSVTEQAEALKPLLDDLKEVEKALSQWKKKQTDDKKAQTSAKELFLQKSRLYEEARERKGKELPLLLSKKEKLERALKLEESIIPQQQKLYDLKGKISAAMEKHSSFSQAAQKANDLYVKAVNKQKLLKEELATISITEEQLEYLQQANEQKQTMVQLEKSSMETGNEAQKHFENFSKFDTEMNQARMQLETEKNKLLSLFQATEKYYHRSGELALSLDLLETELENYQKEEQKQADDLKVQQLALELAKSLEAGKACPVCGSKEHPGHSGHEGFQEVATAKEMTSFQPPSISQQKQENLKLKIKLEQIASDLFKELEESHELPQPKDADKIMADWKKEMAQASDAVELLTGKFEQISTDQKGLLQDILELQEKKELLMEKVRSLKNTAQENERLSQTYKHEWQSWNKKHEQYSSQWKKQRQQWDEQYPDIPFDHMEDVYHQAKQAEKQRTDLQNRINKSVDYIEERGNEVKEHESKIGILERELYEAKLLHEQLQSRLDEIEKEINDLAGETRVSEEWKKVENAMKQLNSAESSCYQDFQSSQEQLHHSEKQASQSERMVEEFNLRAQKLHEKWSSTLEDSSFSSMDEVEENMLQIPSKHRWKQQIADYWDQKKAVEKDLQRLNKLIGSDVLLEQEWKELQQNLQDTRQELRTAVEKKSATAQHLSSVKERNARFLALEKKKIEVKEAQQLFQKLQHAFRGNSFVEYLAEEQLQQISREASERLGQLTRQRYALEMDSQGGFVIRDDANGGVRRPVSTLSGGETFLTSLALALSLSAQIQLRGEYPLQFFFLDEGFGTLDSELLDAVVTSLERLQSNHLAVGVISHVQELRARLSKRLMVTPAEASGKGSTVKLESL from the coding sequence ATGAAGCCTATTACGTTAACAGTAGCTGGCTTGCACAGCTTCCGGGAAAAACAAACCATCGACTTCGAAGCGCTTTGTGAAGGAGGAGTTTTTGGTATTTTTGGGCCAACAGGAAGCGGCAAGTCTTCCATTCTAGATGCCATGACTCTTGCACTCTATGGAAAAGTAGAACGGGCCTCCAATAACACACAAGGGATCATGAACCACGCCGAAAATGTCGTAGATGTATCCTATCTGTTTGAGCTAGAAAATGCCAAGGGGAAAAAGCGTTTCAAAGTGGAACGTACCTTTAAAAGAACCGATGATATTCGCGTCAAATCAGGAATTTCCCGATTAACTGAAATCAAGGACGAAGAGCATATTGTGCTTGCGGATAAGGCTAATGAAGTGAACGCAAAAATTCATGACATCATCGGACTAACAATTGATGACTTTACTAGGGCCGTCGTGTTACCACAAGGGAAGTTTGCCGAGTTTCTCTCCTTAAAAGGAGCGGACAGGAGGCAGATGCTGCAACGACTTTTCCAATTGGAAAGATTCGGAGATCAATTATCTAGAAAAATAAAAGAAGAGCTACAGGAGAAAACACAAATTATTGGTGAATTGGAAGCGGAACAGCTAGGACTTGGAGAAGCTTCCAATGAGGCCGTTAAAGTAGCAGAACAAGCCTACGAAGAGATTCAAAGCCTAGTTGTTCAAGCTGAAAAAACACTTTCTGACATAGAAGCGACGTTTGAAATCAAAAAGAAAATTTGGGAATGGCAGGAGGAGAGAAAGCCTGTTGAAGCCTCGCTTGCCAACCTAAGACAAGAAGAAAAGGGGATTTTGGAACTAGAAGAAAAGGTTTCGGTAACAGAACAAGCGGAAGCTCTAAAACCATTGCTTGATGACCTAAAAGAGGTAGAAAAAGCCCTTTCTCAGTGGAAAAAGAAACAAACGGACGATAAGAAAGCACAAACAAGTGCGAAGGAACTTTTTCTTCAAAAAAGTAGGCTTTATGAAGAAGCCAGAGAGCGAAAGGGAAAGGAGCTGCCACTACTTCTTTCAAAAAAAGAAAAGCTAGAGCGCGCTCTAAAGCTAGAGGAAAGCATTATCCCTCAACAACAGAAGCTTTACGATTTGAAGGGGAAAATCAGTGCGGCAATGGAAAAGCACTCCTCGTTTTCTCAAGCTGCGCAAAAAGCAAACGATTTATATGTAAAAGCAGTAAACAAACAAAAGCTATTAAAAGAAGAACTAGCAACCATTTCAATCACTGAAGAGCAGCTTGAATACCTTCAACAAGCAAATGAACAGAAACAAACGATGGTGCAGCTTGAAAAATCTAGTATGGAAACAGGGAATGAGGCTCAAAAGCATTTTGAGAATTTCTCGAAGTTTGATACAGAAATGAATCAAGCGAGAATGCAGCTTGAAACAGAGAAGAATAAGCTACTGTCCCTATTCCAAGCAACCGAAAAGTATTATCACCGGTCAGGTGAACTTGCTTTGTCCCTGGATCTGTTAGAAACAGAACTTGAAAATTATCAAAAAGAAGAACAAAAACAAGCAGATGATCTAAAAGTGCAGCAACTAGCTCTTGAACTTGCAAAATCGTTAGAAGCTGGAAAAGCATGCCCAGTATGTGGTTCCAAGGAGCATCCGGGACACTCTGGACATGAAGGCTTTCAGGAGGTAGCAACAGCAAAAGAAATGACAAGCTTTCAACCTCCTTCAATTTCACAACAAAAGCAGGAAAATCTAAAGCTAAAAATCAAGCTGGAACAGATTGCATCCGATCTTTTTAAAGAGCTTGAAGAAAGCCATGAACTTCCACAACCAAAGGATGCAGATAAAATAATGGCGGACTGGAAAAAGGAAATGGCTCAGGCATCCGATGCAGTAGAACTTTTGACGGGAAAATTTGAACAAATTTCAACAGACCAAAAAGGCCTATTGCAAGACATTTTGGAGCTTCAAGAAAAAAAGGAGCTTCTGATGGAAAAAGTAAGAAGCTTGAAAAACACAGCTCAGGAAAATGAAAGGCTCTCACAGACATACAAACACGAGTGGCAGAGCTGGAACAAAAAACATGAACAATACTCGTCTCAATGGAAAAAGCAAAGACAGCAATGGGATGAGCAGTATCCAGACATTCCTTTTGATCATATGGAAGATGTGTATCACCAAGCAAAGCAAGCCGAAAAACAAAGAACAGATCTACAAAATAGAATCAATAAAAGCGTGGATTATATTGAAGAACGAGGGAACGAAGTAAAGGAGCATGAAAGCAAAATCGGCATCCTTGAAAGAGAGCTGTATGAGGCAAAGCTCCTACATGAGCAGCTTCAATCCCGTCTTGATGAAATAGAAAAAGAGATAAATGATCTTGCTGGAGAAACGCGAGTTAGTGAGGAATGGAAAAAAGTTGAAAACGCGATGAAACAGTTAAATTCTGCAGAATCAAGCTGTTATCAAGACTTTCAATCCTCCCAAGAACAGCTACATCACAGTGAAAAGCAAGCTTCTCAAAGTGAGAGAATGGTAGAGGAATTTAATCTGCGTGCCCAAAAACTTCATGAAAAATGGAGTTCGACGCTTGAAGACTCCTCCTTTTCTTCCATGGATGAGGTGGAGGAAAATATGCTCCAAATCCCTTCTAAGCATAGGTGGAAGCAACAAATTGCGGACTATTGGGATCAAAAGAAAGCAGTGGAAAAAGACTTGCAGCGCTTAAACAAGCTAATTGGTTCTGATGTTCTTTTAGAGCAAGAGTGGAAGGAGCTGCAACAAAACCTGCAAGATACGAGACAGGAGCTGCGGACAGCAGTGGAAAAGAAGAGTGCAACAGCTCAGCACCTCTCCTCTGTAAAAGAGAGAAATGCGCGCTTTTTAGCTCTAGAAAAGAAGAAAATAGAAGTGAAAGAAGCGCAACAGCTGTTTCAAAAGCTTCAACATGCATTTAGGGGCAATAGCTTTGTAGAATATCTAGCCGAAGAGCAACTTCAACAGATTAGTAGAGAAGCATCGGAAAGGCTGGGACAGCTTACCCGTCAACGGTATGCTTTAGAAATGGATTCACAAGGTGGTTTTGTCATCAGAGACGATGCGAATGGTGGAGTTAGAAGACCTGTTAGCACGCTATCGGGGGGAGAAACATTTTTGACATCCTTAGCTTTAGCCTTAAGCTTATCTGCTCAAATACAGTTAAGAGGAGAGTATCCGTTGCAATTCTTCTTCCTTGACGAAGGATTTGGTACATTAGATAGTGAATTGTTAGATGCGGTTGTGACTTCCCTAGAAAGGCTTCAATCCAATCATCTTGCAGTTGGGGTAATCAGTCACGTGCAGGAGCTGCGGGCAAGATTATCGAAGCGGCTAATGGTAACCCCGGCAGAAGCATCAGGAAAAGGGTCTACAGTAAAACTGGAAAGCTTATAA
- a CDS encoding spore germination protein has product MPAIVGPVAITSVGGGVVNFGDTFYISPKGASKTATGSGALNTGNFVITNNGLSATNTLDPDFSDQDIVANK; this is encoded by the coding sequence ATGCCAGCTATCGTAGGTCCAGTTGCTATTACTAGCGTTGGTGGCGGTGTGGTCAACTTTGGGGATACATTTTATATCTCTCCAAAAGGGGCCTCAAAAACCGCTACAGGTTCGGGTGCACTAAACACAGGGAATTTTGTCATTACAAACAATGGACTGAGTGCCACCAATACCTTAGATCCTGATTTCAGTGATCAAGATATTGTTGCAAACAAATGA
- a CDS encoding spore germination protein GerPE → MRTSKVNDINLQSLSFSSYFHIGDTCYIYAKSRAFAVKREYPKFFGNEGNFSEYPIYSIQNPIPALSNEVNMHVINEQPLINVNHIEIKGVSSSSLLQIGTSKTICAEARVKNVRQLLGPENL, encoded by the coding sequence ATGAGAACTTCCAAAGTAAATGATATTAATTTGCAATCACTGTCCTTTAGTTCGTATTTTCACATTGGAGATACTTGTTATATTTATGCAAAATCAAGGGCTTTTGCAGTTAAAAGGGAATACCCAAAATTTTTTGGGAATGAAGGAAATTTCTCCGAGTACCCAATCTATTCAATACAAAATCCCATCCCTGCATTATCAAATGAAGTGAATATGCATGTGATCAATGAACAACCATTAATCAATGTAAATCATATCGAGATAAAAGGGGTTTCCTCCTCTTCCTTGTTACAGATTGGTACTTCAAAAACGATATGTGCAGAGGCTCGTGTAAAAAATGTCCGTCAGCTTTTAGGTCCAGAAAATCTGTAA
- a CDS encoding spore gernimation protein GerPD codes for MNFQVTNHNLQVDHIDILGVSSSSLFIVGDTQTICLSSYFDTPPEGLTIGPFVPLTVE; via the coding sequence ATGAATTTTCAAGTGACCAATCATAATCTACAAGTAGATCATATAGATATCTTAGGGGTATCCTCCTCCTCGTTATTTATAGTCGGGGACACACAAACCATCTGCCTTTCTTCCTACTTTGATACACCTCCAGAGGGGCTGACTATTGGACCATTTGTTCCGCTAACGGTTGAGTAA
- the gerPC gene encoding spore germination protein GerPC: MYYNYQYVYDSQQRINQLQEIVEKQSQQMSTLEELVRIMQQEIIHLREKPSMNIEKIEYKFDQLKVETLEGTLNIGLTPGSTGEIEDFLVTQNNLEVPTPMQPQKLYQGIENELKTYLEKNGTSKIKQIAQTNGKNLEEHYYDFMIQDVRKQLPSRINHTLNTLTAEALEKGYKEDKIKEITIKQLKRDMDNAFTAFIQNLPKNQGVN, translated from the coding sequence ATGTATTATAATTACCAATATGTCTACGATTCACAGCAAAGAATAAATCAGCTTCAAGAAATTGTCGAAAAGCAGTCACAGCAAATGTCCACATTAGAGGAACTGGTAAGAATTATGCAGCAGGAGATCATCCATCTGAGAGAAAAGCCTAGTATGAACATCGAAAAAATTGAATACAAGTTCGATCAGCTAAAGGTGGAAACGTTAGAAGGAACATTAAATATTGGATTAACCCCTGGATCAACAGGTGAAATAGAGGATTTTTTAGTCACACAAAATAACCTGGAAGTTCCTACACCAATGCAACCTCAGAAGCTTTACCAAGGGATTGAAAATGAGTTGAAAACTTATCTTGAAAAAAATGGCACTAGCAAAATAAAGCAGATTGCCCAAACAAACGGTAAAAACTTAGAAGAACACTATTATGATTTCATGATTCAGGATGTTAGAAAACAGCTTCCATCCAGAATCAATCACACATTAAACACGTTAACTGCAGAGGCGCTTGAAAAAGGATATAAAGAAGACAAAATCAAAGAGATAACCATCAAGCAGTTAAAGCGTGACATGGATAATGCCTTTACCGCATTTATTCAAAACCTTCCAAAAAACCAGGGGGTAAATTAA
- a CDS encoding spore germination protein GerPB yields MTTNFFINQSIVIHQVKIGGISNSSVFQIGSAGMIKSLSNLYNTGDFTGPGPDSSAEIALLSSQEAQGSVPLETGAFVPLKGSTN; encoded by the coding sequence ATGACAACCAATTTTTTTATTAATCAGAGTATCGTTATTCATCAGGTGAAAATTGGGGGAATTTCTAACTCTTCTGTTTTTCAAATTGGAAGTGCAGGGATGATTAAGTCCCTTTCCAACCTTTATAACACAGGAGATTTTACCGGTCCTGGACCGGATAGCAGTGCAGAAATTGCTTTACTTTCCTCCCAAGAAGCACAAGGCAGTGTTCCATTGGAGACAGGAGCTTTTGTTCCATTAAAAGGGTCCACAAATTAA
- a CDS encoding spore germination protein, whose protein sequence is MPAIVGAVNVNSIGNSGVFQIGDVFQMSLASTAKTFAGAGSFNTGDYITVSNTNSQTNTYDGDAVDQPIALNL, encoded by the coding sequence ATGCCAGCAATCGTTGGAGCTGTAAATGTCAATAGTATTGGTAACTCTGGAGTGTTTCAAATTGGCGATGTGTTTCAAATGTCACTTGCCAGCACAGCAAAAACATTTGCAGGAGCAGGGAGCTTTAATACAGGAGACTATATCACGGTTAGCAATACGAACAGTCAGACCAACACGTACGATGGGGATGCAGTAGATCAGCCAATTGCCCTGAATTTGTAG
- a CDS encoding DUF418 domain-containing protein, translating into MRKGKGGKDMGANPIQEKERIVALDIVRGLAILGIFLVNMPSFFAPVIYTNPMEYWTEAKDIFVFNAVDIFAQASFYTLFSFLFGYGFIIFTNRIAEKGLSVPKYFTRRLLVLLIIGVIHAFFVWHGDILITYAICGFALLLARNMSAKAMVWTGTAIIAVQVTLISLLLLVSQKLMGDFDPYAGMEMLIKQSLEVYANGTFMEITKQRIYDWSYVNISGFIFILVSIIPMFFLGAAAAKAQWLTKVEEKLSIMKKLWITTFLLAVIFKLLPYYTEKNFVTEYLQDGIGGPASAIFYFLTVVLATRTNVGIKVLSPLQYVGKMSLSNYLLQSIVFSIVFYGYGFGLYGQFTPFYGLLVVIGFFTLQVIISKIWVARFYYGPAEWLWRAGTYRIWPKLKKM; encoded by the coding sequence ATGAGAAAAGGAAAGGGAGGAAAAGATATGGGAGCTAACCCGATTCAAGAGAAAGAGAGAATTGTAGCATTAGATATTGTCAGAGGACTAGCGATATTAGGGATATTTTTAGTCAACATGCCATCGTTCTTTGCACCAGTTATCTACACAAATCCAATGGAATATTGGACGGAAGCAAAGGATATTTTTGTGTTTAATGCGGTGGATATTTTTGCTCAGGCAAGCTTTTATACCCTGTTTTCATTTCTATTTGGCTATGGATTTATCATTTTTACAAATAGAATTGCTGAAAAAGGGCTGTCCGTTCCAAAATACTTTACAAGGAGGCTCCTCGTTTTATTAATTATCGGAGTGATTCATGCTTTTTTTGTTTGGCATGGTGATATTTTAATCACGTATGCCATTTGTGGATTTGCCTTGTTATTGGCTCGAAACATGTCTGCAAAGGCGATGGTGTGGACAGGGACAGCTATTATCGCTGTTCAGGTAACATTGATATCACTTCTATTGTTAGTCTCGCAAAAATTAATGGGGGATTTTGACCCATATGCGGGAATGGAGATGTTGATAAAGCAATCCTTAGAAGTGTATGCAAATGGCACGTTTATGGAGATTACCAAACAACGTATCTATGATTGGTCCTATGTAAACATTAGTGGGTTTATTTTCATTTTGGTTTCCATAATTCCAATGTTTTTCCTAGGTGCTGCAGCTGCCAAGGCGCAATGGTTAACCAAGGTCGAGGAAAAGCTTAGCATTATGAAGAAATTATGGATCACAACGTTCTTGCTTGCTGTTATTTTCAAGCTCTTGCCGTATTACACAGAAAAAAACTTTGTCACAGAATACCTGCAGGATGGAATTGGAGGACCAGCGAGTGCGATTTTTTACTTTTTGACTGTTGTGTTGGCAACAAGAACAAATGTAGGGATAAAAGTATTGTCGCCGCTTCAGTATGTTGGAAAAATGAGTCTATCAAACTATCTACTTCAATCCATTGTGTTTTCCATTGTTTTTTATGGTTATGGATTTGGGTTGTATGGACAATTTACGCCTTTCTATGGATTGTTGGTTGTGATAGGATTCTTTACATTACAAGTTATTATCAGCAAAATTTGGGTTGCGAGGTTTTATTATGGTCCCGCCGAATGGCTATGGCGTGCTGGAACATATCGAATTTGGCCAAAATTGAAAAAGATGTGA
- a CDS encoding aspartyl-phosphate phosphatase Spo0E family protein, whose product MLALQIELKRKQMIYYAKEYGFTATQTVRCSQELDVLLNKESQQQLSRMQNRNNYSFSQ is encoded by the coding sequence ATGCTAGCTTTACAAATCGAATTAAAGAGAAAACAAATGATTTATTATGCGAAAGAGTACGGCTTTACTGCCACGCAAACAGTAAGGTGTAGCCAGGAGCTAGACGTGCTTCTGAATAAAGAATCTCAGCAGCAGCTAAGTAGGATGCAGAATCGTAACAATTATAGCTTTTCTCAATAA
- a CDS encoding fumarylacetoacetate hydrolase family protein: MRFVTYELTGKNYVGVLDESQQEVLNLTVASNDCDLGYSLPTTLLECLALEDILPIVQKIGAWVYQQSDRSKYIHKVSEVKLKAPIPRPSKNILCVGKNYRDHVLEMGSEADIPENIMIFTKAPTSVIGPDETIPLHEGLTSQLDYEGELAIVIGKVGKAIPVEQALDYVFGYTILNDVTARDLQAKHKQFFLGKSLDGSCPIGPAIVHKSALGDMQKVTVTTRVNGELRQEASTALMIFPLAEIIATLSQGMTLEPGDIIATGTPSGVGKGFKPPRFLKKGDVIEISVEGLGVLRNTVG; encoded by the coding sequence TTGCGCTTTGTAACGTATGAATTAACAGGAAAGAACTATGTGGGAGTCCTCGATGAATCTCAACAAGAGGTACTAAATCTAACCGTGGCAAGCAACGATTGTGATCTTGGTTATTCTTTACCTACGACACTATTGGAATGTTTGGCTCTTGAGGATATTTTACCGATTGTTCAGAAGATTGGGGCGTGGGTCTACCAGCAGTCAGACCGATCCAAATATATACATAAAGTGTCGGAAGTGAAGCTAAAAGCACCTATTCCACGACCTTCCAAAAATATTTTATGTGTTGGAAAAAACTATCGTGATCATGTGCTGGAAATGGGAAGTGAAGCGGATATTCCAGAAAACATCATGATATTCACAAAGGCACCGACAAGTGTGATAGGTCCTGATGAGACCATTCCTCTTCATGAAGGTTTGACTTCTCAACTTGATTATGAAGGTGAACTTGCCATCGTTATTGGGAAAGTAGGAAAAGCAATACCTGTGGAGCAAGCATTAGATTATGTTTTTGGATATACCATTCTTAATGATGTCACAGCAAGAGACTTGCAGGCAAAGCATAAGCAATTCTTTTTAGGGAAAAGTCTTGATGGCTCTTGCCCAATTGGGCCAGCCATAGTGCATAAATCAGCACTAGGAGACATGCAAAAAGTAACAGTGACAACAAGGGTGAACGGAGAGCTAAGACAAGAGGCGTCTACTGCATTGATGATATTCCCACTTGCAGAAATCATTGCAACCTTATCACAAGGAATGACCCTAGAGCCTGGAGATATTATTGCCACAGGAACACCTTCTGGAGTAGGAAAGGGCTTTAAGCCGCCAAGATTTCTGAAAAAGGGAGATGTGATTGAAATTAGCGTTGAAGGTTTAGGTGTGCTGCGAAATACGGTAGGATAA